One Candidatus Limnocylindrales bacterium genomic window carries:
- a CDS encoding Flp family type IVb pilin → MGRFVAFMKDETGATAIEYGLLAALISIAAITAMTSVGTNLSAKLDEVATALS, encoded by the coding sequence ATGGGACGTTTTGTTGCATTCATGAAGGACGAGACTGGCGCGACGGCGATTGAGTACGGCCTGCTTGCCGCTCTGATCTCGATCGCGGCCATCACGGCCATGACCTCCGTTGGCACCAACCTGTCGGCCAAGCTCGACGAGGTCGCCACGGCGCTCAGCTAA
- a CDS encoding multiheme c-type cytochrome, producing the protein MSGGIAAQAAPLPSTREDFEAPGTQPLTVTDNFAVPSDCTPCHSDYGSPQIEPYRNWQGSMMAQSGRDPLMYAAMAIANQDAPHAGETCIRCHMPKGWLEGRSAPEDATATTADDRQGVQCSVCHRLVDPVGGAGSPAEDAAILGALTQPVTTIGNAQMVVDPQQRLRGPFDIVADLGGNPHPKSTLVSPYHESSELCGTCHNVKNPLFTRNMGGEYELNTFDLAGDLSLAFPEQSTYDEWLNSQYATTGVYAPQFAGAGAGVEGDYTVSTCQSCHMPRIPGKDASTGIFRQNMPLHSMVGANTFVPRIIPLHPAFGGEVDADILEQGAQAAEEMLRRAATVSATIENGNLTVRVTNETGHKLPTGYPEGRRMWLQVRAFDAERNVVLSSGRYSFADATIAGYGAHPLDEDYDPHLQVWEALHGMSEDVAAAAGLDPEADFHLILNNVREKDNRIPPRGFTNAAYAAVDAHPIGDTFADGQYWDDVVYPVGPDAVAAEVTLYYQTTSREYVEFLRDENITNAAGPILFDLWDQNGRAAPVEMARVFVETDEAVVAACRKNVDKLQAKYFKTYLGAWSACYATEAASLPCDEGAVEDSVEAAAARVQERLGGIRDKRCAGASLTPASIGLGSYCPAPCSTVALFDLSDVASCAICLSEAVADTALSSAYGVAPPEVPDNVDFGAPAQCQRNLADAATRLAASWTRTLTRCEAGNANGTNVPPLDCSSDPTGKIAAAQDSAAARVDHCESFTSIEGCADGAADNAAAYQCIEDALGAVVPAFAEVAYP; encoded by the coding sequence GTGTCGGGGGGGATTGCGGCGCAGGCCGCTCCCCTTCCCTCCACGCGAGAGGACTTCGAGGCGCCCGGCACGCAGCCGCTGACCGTCACCGACAACTTCGCCGTGCCCTCCGATTGCACGCCGTGCCACTCCGACTACGGCTCGCCGCAGATCGAGCCGTACCGCAACTGGCAGGGCTCGATGATGGCGCAGTCCGGACGCGACCCGCTGATGTACGCGGCGATGGCGATCGCCAATCAGGATGCGCCGCACGCCGGCGAGACGTGCATCCGCTGCCACATGCCCAAGGGCTGGCTCGAAGGCCGCTCGGCGCCCGAAGATGCCACGGCCACGACGGCCGACGACCGCCAGGGCGTCCAGTGCAGCGTGTGCCATCGCCTCGTCGATCCCGTCGGCGGCGCCGGCTCTCCCGCCGAGGACGCAGCGATCCTGGGCGCGCTCACGCAGCCCGTGACGACGATCGGCAACGCGCAGATGGTCGTCGATCCGCAGCAGCGGCTGCGCGGCCCCTTCGACATCGTCGCCGACCTCGGCGGCAACCCGCATCCCAAGAGCACGCTGGTGTCGCCGTACCACGAGTCCTCGGAACTCTGCGGCACCTGCCACAACGTCAAGAACCCGCTCTTCACTCGCAACATGGGCGGCGAGTACGAGCTCAACACGTTCGATCTGGCCGGCGATCTCAGCCTGGCCTTCCCGGAGCAGTCGACCTACGACGAATGGCTCAACAGCCAGTACGCCACCACCGGCGTCTACGCGCCGCAGTTCGCGGGCGCCGGCGCGGGCGTCGAGGGCGACTACACCGTCTCGACCTGCCAGAGCTGCCACATGCCGCGCATTCCGGGCAAGGACGCCAGCACCGGCATCTTCCGGCAGAACATGCCCCTGCACAGCATGGTCGGCGCCAACACGTTCGTTCCGCGCATCATTCCGCTTCACCCGGCTTTCGGCGGCGAGGTGGACGCCGACATTCTCGAGCAGGGAGCGCAGGCCGCCGAAGAGATGCTGCGGCGGGCGGCGACGGTCTCGGCAACGATCGAGAACGGCAACCTGACGGTGCGCGTCACCAACGAGACCGGCCACAAGCTGCCGACGGGGTATCCCGAAGGGCGCCGCATGTGGCTGCAGGTGCGCGCATTCGACGCCGAGCGCAACGTCGTGCTGAGCTCGGGCCGATACTCCTTTGCCGATGCGACCATCGCCGGTTATGGCGCCCACCCGCTCGACGAGGACTACGATCCGCACCTTCAGGTCTGGGAAGCGCTGCACGGCATGAGCGAGGACGTGGCAGCAGCCGCGGGCCTCGATCCCGAAGCGGACTTCCACCTGATCCTCAACAACGTGCGCGAGAAGGACAACCGCATTCCGCCGCGCGGCTTCACCAACGCGGCCTACGCGGCGGTCGATGCGCATCCGATCGGCGACACCTTCGCCGATGGCCAGTACTGGGACGATGTCGTCTATCCCGTCGGACCCGACGCCGTCGCGGCCGAGGTGACGCTGTACTACCAGACCACCTCACGCGAATACGTCGAGTTCCTGCGCGACGAGAACATCACCAACGCTGCCGGGCCGATCCTTTTCGACCTGTGGGACCAGAACGGCCGGGCGGCGCCGGTGGAGATGGCCAGGGTCTTCGTCGAGACCGACGAGGCCGTCGTCGCCGCTTGCCGCAAGAACGTCGACAAGCTGCAGGCCAAGTACTTCAAGACGTATCTCGGCGCATGGTCGGCCTGCTACGCCACCGAGGCCGCCAGCCTCCCGTGCGACGAAGGCGCGGTCGAGGACAGCGTCGAGGCAGCCGCGGCCAGGGTGCAGGAGCGCCTCGGCGGCATTCGTGACAAGCGTTGCGCAGGAGCCAGCCTGACGCCGGCGAGCATCGGCCTGGGCAGTTACTGCCCGGCGCCCTGCTCCACCGTCGCGCTGTTCGACCTGAGCGACGTCGCCTCGTGCGCGATCTGCCTCTCCGAAGCGGTTGCCGATACCGCGCTGTCGTCGGCCTACGGCGTCGCGCCGCCGGAGGTGCCCGACAACGTCGACTTCGGGGCGCCGGCGCAGTGTCAGCGCAACCTGGCTGACGCGGCGACCCGACTGGCAGCGTCGTGGACACGAACGCTGACGCGATGCGAGGCGGGCAATGCCAACGGCACCAACGTGCCGCCGCTGGATTGCTCGTCCGATCCGACCGGGAAGATCGCGGCTGCGCAGGACAGTGCCGCCGCGCGCGTCGATCACTGCGAGTCGTTCACCAGCATCGAAGGATGCGCAGACGGCGCCGCCGACAACGCGGCCGCCTACCAGTGCATCGAGGACGCGCTCGGCGCGGTCGTGCCGGCGTTCGCGGAGGTAGCCTACCCATGA
- a CDS encoding Flp family type IVb pilin yields the protein MKDWIAFWNDESGATAIEYGLLAALISVVAITAMSSVGTNLAAKLDEAATTLS from the coding sequence ATGAAAGATTGGATTGCATTCTGGAACGACGAGTCCGGCGCGACGGCGATCGAGTACGGCCTGCTGGCGGCTCTGATCTCCGTAGTGGCCATCACGGCCATGAGCAGCGTCGGAACCAATCTGGCTGCAAAGCTCGACGAGGCGGCAACGACCCTCAGCTGA